A portion of the Lolium rigidum isolate FL_2022 chromosome 1, APGP_CSIRO_Lrig_0.1, whole genome shotgun sequence genome contains these proteins:
- the LOC124685077 gene encoding uncharacterized protein LOC124685077 codes for MAAADDLARRIAAFFPLPRPPQKQQLSEVAAAVLSAGGRLGRAVGDVFRRLRIDDSLDIAFGQRTRRISGAGSADDARSKGGLTAGASPDHPATSGRFARSQGSMILSAAFDSRTNDVESSVAARGDLWRAEASHTSSSRRGDGGAAPLFLVQLGPLLFLRDTTLLFPVHLSKRHLVWYGFERKNGVHSVCPAYWSAQRKWFFMSMICLNPVACSFMDMQLPNGQLRYVAGDGFTARGFIPISDGGILQAHGKFPGEKRVSFSYKNRSGGSITPTVQWPDKSLSLGLVQVLSWKRCGLMLQPALQLSMCPTFGGSRPGLSMELDHSVSENASVACGYSRTTSPSAYASVSIGRSKLNSGAVSSGLVFRVDAPLHGFGRPWFSIQMNSGLEF; via the exons ATGGCCGCCGCCGATGATCTCGCCCGCAGAATCGCAGCCTTCTTCCCTCTCCCCCGGCCTCCTCAGAAGCAGCAGCTCTCCGAAGTAGCCGCCGCCGTCCTAAGCGCGGGTGGCCGCCTCGGCCGCGCCGTGGGCGACGTCTTCCGCCGCCTGCGCATCGACGACAGCCTCGACATCGCCTTCGGGCAGCGGACCCGGAGAATCTCCGGCGCCGGATCTGCCGATGACGCGCGGAGCAAGGGAGGGCTCACGGCCGGGGCGTCGCCCGATCATCCTGCGACCTCCGGGCGTTTCGCGCGGTCGCAGGGGAGCATGATCCTGTCGGCGGCGTTCGACAGCAGGACGAACGACGTGGAGAGCTCGGTGGCGGCACGCGGCGACCTCTGGCGCGCGGAGGCGTCGCACACCAGCAGCAGCagacgcggcgacggcggcgcagcGCCGCTGTTCCTGGTGCAGCTCGGGCCGTTGCTCTTCCTCCGCGACACGACGCTCCTGTTCCCGGTACACCTTTCGAAGCGGCACCTCGTCTGGTACGGCTTCGAGCGCAAG AACGGAGTGCATTCCGTGTGCCCGGCTTACTGGTCAGCTCAACGGAAATGGTTCTTCATGTCCATGATCTGTCTCAACCCAGTTGCTTGC TCGTTCATGGACATGCAATTACCAAACGGGCAACTGAGATATGTAGCCGGCGACGGGTTCACGGCGCGCGGCTTCATCCCAATCAGCGACGGCGGCATTCTCCAGGCCCACGGAAAATTCCCAGGAGAGAAGAGAGTTAGTTTCTCCTACAAG AACCGGAGCGGAGGCAGCATCACTCCAACGGTCCAGTGGCCCGACAAGTCCCTCTCGTTGGGGCTAGTCCAGGTGCTCTCCTGGAAGAGGTGTGGCCTCATGCTGCAGCCAGCACTGCAGTTGAG CATGTGCCCTACATTCGGTGGGAGCCGCCCCGGATTGTCCATGGAGTTGGACCACTCAGTGAGCGAAAATGCTAGCGTTGCTTGTGGCTACTCTCGAACTACTTCCCCTTCCGCCTATGCTTCCGTATCG ATCGGAAGATCAAAGCTGAATAGCGGTGCGGTAAGCTCAGGGTTAGTGTTCAGAGTAGACGCCCCTCTCCATGGTTTTGGTCGGCCATGGTTCTCGATTCAGATGAACAGTGGGCTCGAGTTCTGA